From Salinicola endophyticus:
TCGACCGGCTCGACTTCCCCGATTTCAAGGTCAGCGTCAAGGCCAGCGACGTGTTCATGGCGGTGGCCGCCTACCGTCAACTGGCGACGCAGATCGAGCAGCCGCTGCACCTGGGCATCACCGAGGCGGGCGGGCTGCGCTCGGGCACGGTCAAGTCCTCGATCGGCCTGGGCATGCTGCTGATGGATGGCATCGGCGACACCATCCGGGTCTCGCTGGCCGCCGACCCGGTGGAGGAGATCAAGGTCGGTTACGACATGCTCAAGAGTCTGCGGCTGCGCTCCAAGGGCATCAACTTCATCGCCTGCCCCAGCTGCTCACGCCAGAACTTCGACGTGATCGGCACCATGAATGCCCTCGAGGAGCGCCTCGATGACATCATGACCCCGCTCGACGTCTCGGTGATCGGCTGCGTGGTCAACGGCCCGGGCGAGGCCAAGGAGAGCGATATCGGGCTCACCGGCGGCAGCCCAGCCAACCTGGTCTATATCGACGGCAAGCCGGCGAGCAAACTGCGCAACGACCATCTGGTCGACGATCTCGAAGCGCTGATCCGGGCCAAGGCCAAGGAGAAGGAAGCGCGCGACGAGGCCGTGATCGCCCGCGGGGCCTGACCCCTTTCTCTCGAAGAACCATCCAGCGCCGGCGGGCCGGGAGTCCGCGGCGCTTTGCTTTAGGCAGGAGTGTCAGTTGAGCAACAAGATACAAGCCATCCGCGGCATGAACGATCTACTGCCGGATCAGTCGCCCGCGTGGCAGTACCTGGAGCGCCAGTTGCGCGCGCTGGTGGCGCGTTACGACTACCGCGAGATTCGTACCCCGATCGTCGAACAGACCGGTCTGTTCGCGCGCTCGATCGGCGAAGCCACCGACGTGGTCGAGAAGGAGATGTACACCTTCGACGACCGCAACGGCGAGAGCCTGACCCTGCGCCCGGAGAACACCGCGGCGGTGGTGCGCGCGGCGATGGAGCACGGCCTTCTGCACAACCAGACCCAGCGGCTCTGGTACATGGGCCCGATGTTCCGCTACGAGCGGCCGCAGAAGGGGCGCTATCGCCAGTTCCACCAGATCGGTATCGAAGCCTACGGCATGACCGGGCCGGATATCGACGCCGAGATCATCCTGCTCTCGGCGCGCCTGTGGCGTCAGCTGGGCATGTCGGAGCACGTCACCCTCGAACTCAATTCGCTGGGCTCGCCCGAGGCCCGGGCGCGCTACCGCGAGGCGCTGGTGGCCTACTTCGAGGCCCATCGCGAGGTGCTCGACGAGGACTCGCAGCGACGCCTGACCAGCAACCCGCTGCGCATTCTCGACTCCAAGAATCCGGACATGGCCGAAATGCTCGCCGGCGCCCCGCAGCTCTTCGATCATCTCGACGACGAGTCGCGCGAGCACTTCGAGCAGCTCAAGGCGACCCTGGACGCCGCCGGTATCGGCTACCGCCTCAATCCGCGGCTGGTGCGCGGGCTCGACTACTACTCGCGCACCGTGTTCGAGTGGACCACCACGGCGCTGGGCAGCCAGGGCACGGTGTGTGGTGGCGGCCGCTACGATGGGCTGGTCGAGCAGCTCGGCGGCAAGGCCGTGCCGGCGGTGGGCTTCGCCATCGGCCTCGAACGCCTGATGCTGCTGCTGGAGACCCTAAACCTGCTCCCCGACGAAGCCATGGGCAGTGTCGACGCCTACCTGCTGGCGATGGGCGATGGCGCCGAGCGCCAGGCACTGCTGCTGGGCGAGCGTCTGCGCGACACTCTGCCGGGGCTGCGCCTTCAGGTACACTGCGGCGGCGGCAGCTTCAAGAGCCAGATTCGCCGCGCCGACCGCAGCGGCGCCCGGATCGCGCTGATCCTGGGTGAGGACGAGATCGCCAACGGCCGTCTGACCCTCAAGCCGCTACGCGATGACGGCGAGCAGCAGACCCTGGAGCAGGAAGCGGCCATCGCCTGGCTCGCCGAACACATCGTCGGCGAGTCATGACGCCAGCCTTCGGCGCCGTTGCCGCGGCGCCGGGGGAGGCATCTGCGCGACGCGAGACGGCATCGATAGCGCGCCTGATTGAGCGGGCGCCGAGTCACACAGTGTAAGGAGACCGCCCGTGGCGGAGCTGAAAAGCGAAGAAGAACAGCTGGATGCGATCAAGGAGTGGTGGAAGTCCAACGGCACCGCGCTGCTGGTCGGCATCGTCGTTGCCGTGGCGCTGGTGCTGGGCTGGCACGCCTGGCAGCGTCATCAGGAGAACCAGTCCGCCGAGGCCTCGGTGACCTATCAGCAGCTCATCGCCATCGCCGCCAGCGATAGCATCGATGACAAGGCGCGCGCCCAGGCCTTCGAGCTGGCCGACAAGCTCGAAAGCGATCACGGCGGCACGCTCTACGCCGATCTCGCTGGCCTGATCGAGGCCAAGCTGGCGGTGGGCGCCAACGATGACGCCCGCGCCCGGAAGGCGCTCGAACCGGTGATCGCCGACGGTGACCGCCCCTACATGCAGGGGCTGGCAAAGCTCGAACTGGCGCGCCTGCAGATCGCCGCCAAGGACGCCGACAGCGCCTTGAAGACCCTCGACGGCAGCTTCCCCGAAGCGCTCGAGGCGCAGCGCCAGGCGGTGCGCGGTGATGCCTTCGTCGCCCTCGACCGCCACGACGACGCCAGCCAGGCGTATCAGGAAGCGCAGAACCTGGCGCAGGCGTCGGACCAGACGCTCTACGGCCTTCAGCTCAAGCTCGACGATCTCGGTGCAAAGGACGCTACCCCATGAAACTGACCCGCCTACTGCTGCCCCTGGGGCTGACTGCGACCCTGCTGGCCGGCTGCGCCGGTAGCGTCGAACCCCAGTATCCGCCCAAGGAGCTCAAGGACTTCCCCGCCACCGTCGAACTCGACGAGCGCTGGAGTCAGGACATCGGCGAAGGTCTGGGCCGCGCCCAGTACCCGCTGACCCCGCTGGTCGATGGCGGCACGATCTACGCCGTCGACCAGACCGGCGATCTGCGCGCGATCGACACCGACAGCGGTGACACCCAGTGGGAGGTGGAGCTCGGCACACCGATCTCCAGCGGGATCGGCGCCGACCCCGGCCGCCTCTATCTGGGCACCCGCAACGGCGAAGTGCTGGCGGTGGATCGCACCGACGGCAGTATCGCCTGGCGTTCGCGAGTCTCCAGCGAAGTGCTGGCGCCGCCCCAGGTCAACAGCCAGCTGGTGATCGCGCAGAGCGTCGACGGCGCGGTGACCGCCCTCGACCGTGCCGATGGCCAGGAAAAGTGGATCTACTCCAGCGCGATGCCGGCGCTGACCCTGCGCGGCACTGGCACGCCGCGGACCATCGAGCCGGTCACCTTCGCCGGCTTCGCCAACGGCCGCCTGGTCACCCTCGACAACCGCAGCGGCCAGAGCCTGTGGGACATGCGCGTCGCGGTGCCCCAGGGCCGTACCGAAGTCGACCAGCTGGTCGATCTCGACGGCCAGCCGGTGCTGACCCGCGATGGGCGCCTGTTCGTGACCAGCTACAACGGTCGTCTGGTGGCGCTCGAAGCGACCTCCGGCAAGGTGCTGTGGGAGCGCAAGGAGTCGAGCTACCTGACCCCGCTGGTGGTGGGCAACTACCTGTTCACGGTCAATGCCGCCAGCCACGTGCTCGCCATCGAGGCCGACTCGGGTCGCGTGATGTGGGACGCCGACACCCTCGAAGGGCGCTGGCTGACCTCGCCCGCCTTCGTCGACGGCAATATCGCCGTGGGCGACTATGAGGGCTACGTGCACCTGCTCGACGCCACCACCGGCGAGATGAGCGGGCGCGTCCATGTCAGCGGCAGCGGCCTCACCCTGCCGCTGCTGACCGGCGACAAGCGTCTCTACGTCTACGCCAACGATGGTCGTCTGGTCGCCTACGACCTCAAGACCGTCAAGCCCTGAGGCGCGCACGCTGCGTCTTGACGACGGCCCCGCCTAGGCGGGGCCGTCGTCGTCTGGGGTACGCCGTGCCCCGGCGCACGCCGGTGAAGGATCGTGGTCTGTGCCCGGCGGCGGTCTATGCTAGAATCGCGCCAGAACGCGAGGCAGGTACGCTTTCAGCCTCGCCCATATCCTGA
This genomic window contains:
- the bamB gene encoding outer membrane protein assembly factor BamB, which encodes MKLTRLLLPLGLTATLLAGCAGSVEPQYPPKELKDFPATVELDERWSQDIGEGLGRAQYPLTPLVDGGTIYAVDQTGDLRAIDTDSGDTQWEVELGTPISSGIGADPGRLYLGTRNGEVLAVDRTDGSIAWRSRVSSEVLAPPQVNSQLVIAQSVDGAVTALDRADGQEKWIYSSAMPALTLRGTGTPRTIEPVTFAGFANGRLVTLDNRSGQSLWDMRVAVPQGRTEVDQLVDLDGQPVLTRDGRLFVTSYNGRLVALEATSGKVLWERKESSYLTPLVVGNYLFTVNAASHVLAIEADSGRVMWDADTLEGRWLTSPAFVDGNIAVGDYEGYVHLLDATTGEMSGRVHVSGSGLTLPLLTGDKRLYVYANDGRLVAYDLKTVKP
- a CDS encoding tetratricopeptide repeat protein produces the protein MAELKSEEEQLDAIKEWWKSNGTALLVGIVVAVALVLGWHAWQRHQENQSAEASVTYQQLIAIAASDSIDDKARAQAFELADKLESDHGGTLYADLAGLIEAKLAVGANDDARARKALEPVIADGDRPYMQGLAKLELARLQIAAKDADSALKTLDGSFPEALEAQRQAVRGDAFVALDRHDDASQAYQEAQNLAQASDQTLYGLQLKLDDLGAKDATP
- the ispG gene encoding flavodoxin-dependent (E)-4-hydroxy-3-methylbut-2-enyl-diphosphate synthase, coding for MHMHSPITRRISRQIHVGNVAVGGGAPISVQSMTNTDTLDVDATVAQIERLQMAGADIVRVSVPDMDAAEAFGKIKRRVSVPLVADIHFDYKIALRVAELGVDCLRINPGNIGREERVQAVVSAARDNGIPIRIGVNAGSLEKDLQKKYGEPTPEALVESAMRHIDHLDRLDFPDFKVSVKASDVFMAVAAYRQLATQIEQPLHLGITEAGGLRSGTVKSSIGLGMLLMDGIGDTIRVSLAADPVEEIKVGYDMLKSLRLRSKGINFIACPSCSRQNFDVIGTMNALEERLDDIMTPLDVSVIGCVVNGPGEAKESDIGLTGGSPANLVYIDGKPASKLRNDHLVDDLEALIRAKAKEKEARDEAVIARGA
- the hisS gene encoding histidine--tRNA ligase, with the translated sequence MSNKIQAIRGMNDLLPDQSPAWQYLERQLRALVARYDYREIRTPIVEQTGLFARSIGEATDVVEKEMYTFDDRNGESLTLRPENTAAVVRAAMEHGLLHNQTQRLWYMGPMFRYERPQKGRYRQFHQIGIEAYGMTGPDIDAEIILLSARLWRQLGMSEHVTLELNSLGSPEARARYREALVAYFEAHREVLDEDSQRRLTSNPLRILDSKNPDMAEMLAGAPQLFDHLDDESREHFEQLKATLDAAGIGYRLNPRLVRGLDYYSRTVFEWTTTALGSQGTVCGGGRYDGLVEQLGGKAVPAVGFAIGLERLMLLLETLNLLPDEAMGSVDAYLLAMGDGAERQALLLGERLRDTLPGLRLQVHCGGGSFKSQIRRADRSGARIALILGEDEIANGRLTLKPLRDDGEQQTLEQEAAIAWLAEHIVGES